The proteins below are encoded in one region of Amycolatopsis magusensis:
- a CDS encoding primary-amine oxidase → MTTHPLSALTADEITVARRVLTDAGHVGTETRFAYVGLDEPDKRERAPERRARVLLLDLGTGAANDARVSLTTEAVEITPVDGAIGQLPILDEEFGIIGPILNESPDWLAALEKRGVEPDSVIYAPLSAGNYGYLDEEGKRLLRVLAFLQDHPQDHCWAHPVDGLCAYVDLVARKLHKLIDHRVHEVPEESGNYQDPEVAGPPLEGLKPIEIRQPEGPSFRFDGDELRWANWSLHVGFDTREGLVLREIAFSGRPIVQRASIAEMVVPYADPSPVRFWQNYFDTGEYLFGRYANSLKLGCDCLGEITYLDVTVADELGNPRVIENAICVHEEDFGTLWKHTDLFTGIAETRRQRRLVISFFTTVGNYDYGFYWYLYLDGTIECEVKLTGFLFTSAYPEEGSVFATQVAPGLGAPYHQHLFCARLDLTIDGDLNAVDEIDVVARPMDEANPHGNAFTTKTTRLTNETARDAAPNRVWRIVNPDKLNRMGEPVGYTLSVQQSPTLLADPKSVIASRAAFATKHLWVTRYAPGERYAAGDFVNQSPGGEGLPAYTAAGRDIDGQDIVLWHTFGPTHVPRLEDWPIMPVDHAKFTLKPTGFFDRNPTLNVP, encoded by the coding sequence ATGACGACGCACCCACTCTCCGCGCTCACCGCCGACGAGATCACCGTCGCCCGGCGCGTGCTCACCGACGCCGGGCACGTCGGTACCGAGACCCGGTTCGCCTACGTCGGCTTGGACGAACCCGACAAGCGGGAGCGTGCACCGGAACGACGGGCACGTGTGCTGCTGCTCGACCTCGGCACGGGGGCCGCGAACGACGCGCGTGTTTCGCTGACGACCGAGGCCGTCGAAATAACGCCCGTGGACGGCGCGATCGGCCAGTTGCCCATTCTCGACGAGGAATTCGGCATCATCGGGCCGATCCTCAACGAGTCGCCGGACTGGCTGGCGGCGCTGGAGAAGCGTGGCGTCGAGCCCGACTCGGTGATCTACGCGCCGCTGTCGGCGGGCAACTACGGCTATCTGGACGAAGAGGGCAAGCGCCTGCTGCGGGTGCTCGCCTTCCTGCAGGACCACCCGCAGGACCACTGCTGGGCGCATCCGGTGGACGGCCTTTGTGCCTATGTCGACCTGGTCGCGCGCAAGCTGCACAAGCTGATCGACCACCGCGTCCACGAAGTCCCCGAGGAATCCGGCAACTACCAGGATCCCGAAGTGGCCGGGCCGCCGCTCGAAGGGCTCAAGCCGATCGAGATCCGGCAGCCCGAGGGGCCGTCCTTCCGGTTCGACGGCGACGAACTGCGGTGGGCCAACTGGTCGCTGCACGTCGGTTTCGACACCCGCGAAGGACTGGTCCTCCGCGAGATCGCGTTCAGCGGACGGCCGATCGTGCAGCGCGCGTCGATCGCCGAAATGGTCGTGCCGTACGCCGACCCGTCGCCGGTGCGGTTCTGGCAGAACTACTTCGACACCGGCGAGTACCTGTTCGGGCGGTACGCGAACTCGCTGAAGCTCGGCTGCGACTGCCTCGGCGAGATCACCTACCTCGACGTCACCGTGGCCGACGAACTGGGCAACCCGCGCGTCATCGAGAACGCCATCTGCGTGCACGAGGAGGACTTCGGCACGCTGTGGAAGCACACCGACCTGTTCACCGGGATCGCCGAGACACGCAGGCAGCGGCGGCTGGTGATCAGCTTTTTCACCACCGTCGGAAATTACGACTACGGCTTCTACTGGTACCTCTACCTCGACGGCACCATCGAATGCGAGGTCAAGCTCACCGGCTTCCTGTTCACCTCGGCTTACCCCGAGGAGGGCTCCGTATTCGCCACGCAGGTCGCGCCCGGCCTCGGGGCGCCGTACCACCAGCACCTGTTCTGCGCGCGCCTCGACCTCACGATCGACGGCGACCTGAACGCCGTCGACGAAATCGACGTGGTGGCGCGGCCGATGGACGAGGCCAATCCGCACGGCAACGCGTTCACCACGAAGACGACCCGGCTGACCAATGAGACTGCCCGCGACGCCGCGCCGAATCGCGTCTGGCGCATCGTCAACCCGGACAAGCTGAACCGGATGGGCGAGCCCGTCGGCTACACGCTCTCGGTGCAGCAGTCGCCGACGCTGCTCGCCGATCCGAAGTCGGTGATCGCGTCACGGGCCGCCTTCGCCACGAAACACCTGTGGGTCACGCGGTACGCACCCGGCGAGCGTTATGCGGCCGGCGATTTCGTAAACCAGAGCCCGGGTGGCGAGGGGCTGCCCGCGTACACCGCCGCCGGCCGGGACATCGACGGCCAGGACATCGTCCTCTGGCACACCTTCGGCCCGACGCACGTGCCTCGGCTGGAGGACTGGCCGATCATGCCGGTCGACCACGCGAAGTTCACCCTCAAGCCGACCGGCTTCTTCGACCGGAACCCCACGCTGAACGTGCCCTAG
- a CDS encoding serine hydrolase codes for MKSSARRVLSSVLSTLLLAALVTSPVAQAGPVPIVEQTGFDRVLGQRIARAELYARTRPGFAGLVVHDRKTGAAWRNAHSDTLIWACSTPKLAMAVDLLLRDDSGAIELTDEDRSLMHAMLNTSDNDAAHTLWNRYGGEDFASRFPSYGMTDMRFTDEHPHHWGWILTTANDLDRLMNFVLEKLPAQHRDYLVGELRAVDANQQWGVWGAGPAAKPGNKNGWSDDNDDGSWLVNTVGFVGPGERYTVAVMNNTQVVDGGFETGVETTTRINRILFDGYFG; via the coding sequence GTGAAATCCTCCGCCCGCCGCGTCCTTTCCAGTGTGTTGTCCACGTTGCTGCTGGCGGCTCTGGTGACCAGCCCGGTCGCCCAGGCGGGGCCGGTCCCGATCGTCGAGCAGACCGGGTTCGACCGCGTTCTCGGTCAGCGGATCGCCCGCGCGGAGTTGTACGCGCGCACCCGGCCGGGGTTCGCCGGGCTCGTGGTGCACGACCGGAAGACCGGGGCCGCCTGGCGCAACGCCCATTCGGACACGCTGATCTGGGCCTGCTCCACGCCGAAGCTGGCGATGGCCGTCGACCTGCTGCTCCGGGACGACTCCGGCGCGATCGAGCTGACCGACGAGGACCGCTCGCTGATGCACGCGATGCTGAACACCAGCGACAACGACGCCGCCCACACCCTGTGGAACCGCTACGGCGGTGAGGACTTCGCCAGCCGCTTCCCGTCGTACGGCATGACCGACATGCGGTTCACCGACGAGCACCCGCACCACTGGGGCTGGATCCTGACCACCGCCAACGACCTCGACCGGCTGATGAACTTCGTGCTGGAGAAGCTGCCCGCGCAGCACCGCGACTACCTCGTCGGCGAACTGCGCGCGGTCGACGCCAACCAGCAGTGGGGCGTGTGGGGCGCGGGTCCGGCGGCGAAGCCCGGCAACAAGAACGGCTGGTCCGACGACAACGACGACGGCTCCTGGCTGGTGAACACCGTCGGCTTCGTCGGCCCCGGCGAGCGCTACACCGTCGCCGTCATGAACAACACCCAGGTCGTCGACGGCGGTTTCGAGACCGGCGTGGAGACCACCACCCGCATCAACCGGATCCTGTTCGACGGCTACTTCGGCTAG
- a CDS encoding VWA domain-containing protein: MTEERLRKWRLVLGGEDDGTGAGLSDEDSGVDGALAALYDTPPDEARGGRRTGGLAGSSPRVARWLGDIRRYFPGTVVQVMQRDAVDRLGLTRMLLEPELLAAVEPDIHLVGTLLSLNSVLPQETKETARGVVREVVAELEDRLAEPTRAAVRGALDRAARTHRPRLSDVDWSRTIRANLRHYSPELGTVIPERLIGYGRRARQVRREVILCVDQSGSMAESVVYSGVFGAVLASMHSLSTRFVAFDTAVADLTEHLADPVDVLFGTQLGGGTDINRALAYCQSLITSPANTLLVLISDLYEGGVRADLLRRAAELTASGVQMVALLALSDSGAPAYDRENAAALAELGVPAFACTPDLFPELMAAAIRRDDLGQWAARMTGSER, translated from the coding sequence ATGACCGAGGAACGGTTGCGGAAGTGGCGGCTGGTGCTCGGCGGGGAGGACGACGGCACCGGCGCCGGACTGTCCGATGAGGACAGTGGGGTGGACGGCGCGCTGGCCGCGTTGTACGACACGCCACCGGACGAGGCCCGCGGCGGCCGCCGCACCGGCGGGCTGGCCGGTTCGTCGCCGCGGGTCGCGCGCTGGCTCGGCGACATCCGGCGGTACTTCCCCGGCACCGTGGTCCAGGTGATGCAACGCGACGCCGTGGACCGCCTCGGCCTGACCCGCATGCTGCTCGAACCGGAGCTGCTCGCGGCCGTCGAGCCGGACATCCACCTCGTCGGCACGCTGCTCTCGCTGAACAGCGTGCTGCCGCAGGAGACCAAGGAGACCGCGCGTGGCGTGGTCCGCGAGGTGGTCGCCGAACTGGAAGACCGGCTGGCCGAGCCGACCAGGGCCGCCGTGCGCGGCGCGCTCGACCGCGCCGCCCGCACGCACCGGCCCCGCCTGTCCGACGTCGACTGGTCGCGCACCATCCGCGCCAATCTCCGGCACTACTCACCCGAGCTGGGCACGGTGATCCCGGAGCGGCTGATCGGCTACGGCCGCCGGGCGCGGCAGGTGCGGCGCGAGGTGATCCTCTGCGTCGACCAGTCCGGGTCGATGGCCGAGTCGGTGGTGTACTCCGGCGTGTTCGGCGCGGTGCTGGCGTCGATGCACTCGCTCAGCACGCGGTTCGTCGCCTTCGACACCGCGGTCGCCGACCTGACCGAGCACCTCGCCGATCCGGTCGACGTGCTGTTCGGCACCCAGCTCGGCGGCGGCACCGACATCAACCGCGCGCTGGCGTACTGCCAGAGCCTGATCACCAGCCCGGCGAACACGTTGCTGGTGCTGATCAGCGACCTGTACGAGGGCGGGGTCCGTGCGGACCTGCTGCGCCGGGCGGCCGAGCTGACCGCGTCGGGCGTGCAGATGGTGGCGTTGCTCGCCCTGTCGGATTCGGGTGCGCCCGCCTACGACCGGGAAAACGCCGCCGCACTGGCGGAACTCGGGGTGCCGGCGTTCGCCTGCACGCCGGACCTGTTCCCGGAACTGATGGCCGCCGCGATCCGCCGGGACGATCTGGGCCAATGGGCGGCTCGCATGACCGGATCGGAGCGCTAA
- a CDS encoding DUF5682 family protein, producing the protein MSVHLLGIRHHGPGSARAVRTELAELAPDVVLIEGPPEADALVPLVRDLRPPVALLAYATDDVSRAAFWPFALFSPEWQALRYAVDHEVPVQFCDLPAAFQFAEPDDRGGAGRSADPLARLAAVAGYDDPERWWDDKIEHWRTGVSPFEVIAEAMTVLRENEPESPPREQRREAYMRTVLRRTIKQGYERIAVICGAWHVPALASPLPPANRDQAVLKGLPKRKVACTWVPWTHGRLAGASGYGAGIQSPGWYHHLFTTDDDVTARWMTEAAGVLRAQDLPVSTAHVIEAVRLADTLATLRDRSSAGLAEVSESIQAVLCDGDELRGKLVVEKLMVGERLGAVSEQVPQAPLAADLTATARRLRLRRDPVVRELDLDLRTESGLGKSRLLHRLRILGIHWGVREVSAIRSKGTFRETWELAWEPSFEVDLIAAAVYGTTVPAAATEVVRKVVAARPPLPEITTAVEDCLLADLTDALPEVLAALDERAAADADVAHLMAALPALARVTRYGDVRGTDVGALRVVADRMLARVCAGLPPAAHGLDDDAAARLGELVDDVHEATTLLEDSAKERWIDALAGLVDAPGLPALLAGKLTRLLLDADRLDTAEVEVRLARVLTAGIEPVKGAAYVEGFFAGGALLLVHDDRLLRVIDTWLAAIPAEQFTEVLPLLRRTFGAFAGPEKRAIGERAAGLSRGGGLRKAVVAEELDEQRAEAVLPVLATLLGVGA; encoded by the coding sequence GTGAGCGTGCATCTGCTCGGCATCCGGCACCACGGCCCCGGATCGGCCAGGGCCGTGCGCACCGAGCTGGCCGAGCTGGCGCCGGACGTGGTGCTTATCGAGGGCCCGCCGGAGGCCGACGCGCTGGTCCCGCTGGTCCGCGACCTGCGGCCGCCGGTGGCGCTGCTGGCCTACGCGACCGACGACGTCTCCCGCGCCGCGTTCTGGCCGTTCGCCCTGTTCAGCCCGGAATGGCAGGCGCTGCGGTACGCGGTGGACCACGAAGTGCCGGTGCAGTTCTGCGACCTGCCCGCCGCCTTCCAGTTCGCCGAACCGGACGACCGGGGCGGCGCGGGCCGGTCGGCCGACCCGCTGGCGCGCCTGGCCGCCGTCGCCGGATACGACGATCCGGAACGCTGGTGGGACGACAAGATCGAGCACTGGCGCACCGGCGTCTCACCGTTCGAAGTGATCGCCGAGGCGATGACCGTCCTGCGGGAGAACGAACCCGAGTCGCCCCCGCGGGAGCAGCGGCGTGAGGCGTACATGCGCACGGTCCTGCGCCGCACGATCAAGCAGGGCTACGAGCGGATCGCGGTGATCTGCGGGGCGTGGCACGTCCCGGCGCTGGCGAGCCCGCTGCCACCGGCGAACCGCGACCAGGCCGTGCTCAAGGGCCTGCCCAAGCGCAAGGTGGCCTGCACCTGGGTGCCGTGGACGCACGGTCGGCTGGCGGGGGCCAGCGGTTATGGCGCGGGCATCCAGTCGCCCGGCTGGTACCACCACCTGTTCACCACCGACGACGACGTCACCGCCCGCTGGATGACCGAGGCCGCCGGGGTGCTGCGGGCGCAGGACCTGCCGGTGTCCACCGCGCACGTGATCGAGGCCGTCCGGCTCGCCGACACGCTGGCCACCCTGCGCGACCGGTCCTCGGCCGGGCTGGCGGAGGTGTCGGAGTCGATCCAGGCGGTGCTCTGCGACGGCGACGAACTGCGCGGCAAGCTGGTCGTCGAGAAGCTGATGGTGGGGGAGCGGCTCGGCGCGGTGTCCGAACAGGTGCCGCAGGCGCCGCTGGCCGCGGACCTGACGGCCACCGCGCGGCGGCTGCGGTTGCGCCGGGATCCGGTGGTGCGCGAACTGGACCTGGACCTGCGCACCGAGTCCGGGCTGGGCAAGTCGCGCCTGCTGCACCGCTTGCGCATCCTCGGCATCCACTGGGGCGTCAGGGAAGTCTCCGCGATCCGCAGCAAGGGCACGTTCCGCGAGACCTGGGAACTGGCCTGGGAACCCTCGTTCGAGGTGGATCTGATCGCCGCCGCGGTCTACGGCACCACGGTCCCGGCCGCGGCCACCGAGGTGGTCCGGAAGGTGGTCGCCGCCCGGCCACCGCTGCCGGAGATCACCACGGCGGTGGAGGACTGCCTGCTCGCCGATCTCACCGACGCACTGCCCGAGGTGCTGGCCGCGCTGGACGAACGCGCCGCCGCGGACGCCGACGTGGCGCACCTGATGGCCGCGTTGCCCGCGCTCGCCAGGGTCACCCGCTACGGCGACGTGCGCGGCACCGACGTCGGCGCCTTGCGCGTGGTGGCCGATCGCATGCTGGCGCGGGTGTGCGCGGGCTTGCCGCCCGCGGCCCACGGTCTCGACGACGACGCGGCCGCGCGCCTCGGCGAACTGGTCGACGACGTGCACGAGGCGACCACGCTGCTCGAAGACAGCGCGAAGGAGCGCTGGATCGACGCGCTCGCCGGGCTGGTCGACGCACCGGGCCTGCCCGCGCTGCTCGCCGGGAAGCTGACGCGCCTGCTGCTCGACGCGGACCGCCTGGACACCGCCGAGGTGGAGGTCCGGCTCGCGCGCGTGCTCACCGCGGGCATCGAGCCGGTCAAGGGCGCGGCCTACGTGGAAGGTTTCTTCGCCGGTGGCGCCCTGCTGCTGGTGCACGACGACCGGCTGCTCCGGGTGATCGACACCTGGCTCGCCGCCATCCCCGCCGAGCAGTTCACCGAGGTGCTCCCGTTGCTGCGCCGCACGTTCGGTGCCTTCGCCGGGCCGGAGAAACGGGCCATCGGGGAACGCGCGGCCGGCCTGTCACGCGGTGGCGGCCTGCGGAAGGCCGTGGTGGCCGAGGAACTCGACGAGCAGCGGGCGGAAGCCGTGCTGCCCGTGCTCGCGACTTTGCTGGGGGTGGGCGCATGA
- a CDS encoding ATP-binding protein translates to MTSTVLRPHAEQDHADELAALAAADDRPRPPSWRLSPWAVVKYLLGGTLPDGTEITPKYVGQRRLIEVAVSTLATDRALLLLGVPGTAKTWVSEHLAAAISGDSTLLVQGTAGTAEEAIRYGWNYARLIAEGPSEQAVVESPVLRAMREGRIARLEELTRIPADVQDSLITLLSEKTLPVPELNTEVQARPGFNLIATANNRDKGVNELSSALRRRFNTVVLPLPDSADAEVEIVSRRVAQLGASLELPAEVADLAEIRRVVTVFRELREGRTEDGRTAVKSPSGTLSTAEAISVLTGGLALAAHFGDGVLRAHDVAAGILGAVVKDPVADRAIWVEYLETVVREREGWEDFYRAGQEIAG, encoded by the coding sequence ATGACTTCCACTGTGCTGCGGCCGCACGCCGAGCAGGACCACGCCGACGAGCTGGCGGCGCTGGCCGCGGCCGACGACCGGCCGCGCCCGCCGTCGTGGCGGCTTTCGCCGTGGGCGGTGGTGAAGTACCTGCTCGGCGGCACGCTGCCGGACGGCACCGAGATCACCCCGAAGTACGTCGGGCAGCGGCGGCTGATCGAGGTGGCCGTCTCCACCCTGGCCACCGATCGCGCACTGCTGCTGCTCGGCGTGCCGGGCACGGCGAAGACCTGGGTGTCCGAGCACCTGGCGGCCGCCATCAGCGGCGACTCCACGCTGCTGGTGCAGGGCACGGCGGGCACCGCCGAGGAAGCCATCCGCTACGGCTGGAACTACGCGCGGCTGATCGCCGAAGGGCCGAGCGAGCAGGCGGTCGTGGAGAGCCCGGTGCTGCGGGCCATGCGCGAGGGCCGGATCGCGCGGCTCGAGGAGCTGACCCGCATCCCGGCCGACGTGCAGGACTCGCTGATCACCCTGCTGTCGGAGAAGACGCTGCCGGTGCCGGAGCTGAACACCGAGGTGCAGGCCCGGCCGGGGTTCAACCTGATCGCCACCGCGAACAACCGCGACAAGGGCGTCAACGAGTTGTCCAGCGCGCTGCGGCGCCGGTTCAACACCGTGGTGCTGCCCCTGCCGGATTCCGCCGACGCGGAGGTCGAGATCGTCAGCAGGCGGGTGGCACAGCTGGGCGCGTCGCTGGAACTGCCGGCCGAGGTCGCCGACCTGGCCGAGATCCGCCGGGTGGTCACGGTGTTCCGCGAACTGCGCGAAGGCCGCACGGAGGACGGCCGCACCGCGGTGAAGTCGCCGTCGGGCACGCTGTCCACCGCCGAGGCGATCAGCGTGCTCACCGGTGGCCTGGCGCTGGCCGCGCACTTCGGCGACGGGGTGCTCCGCGCGCACGACGTGGCCGCGGGCATCCTCGGCGCAGTGGTCAAGGACCCGGTCGCCGACCGCGCGATCTGGGTGGAGTACCTGGAGACCGTGGTCCGCGAGCGCGAGGGCTGGGAAGACTTCTACCGCGCCGGGCAGGAGATCGCCGGGTGA
- a CDS encoding DUF5691 domain-containing protein, whose product MTAWADLVGVALLGTRRRAPDLGALPLAVRELAGARTEPADALLTAGALLTAYRRAGWVPESAAEPLPVAETDKRPYLPDAARERLARLLTASRPELLAEWLGVVAEKGLRVPPERLPALAEAARAKPVLRGPVALIAGPAGRWLAGLNPEWRFLTAASPEPGTDAWRFGSPAQRRSWLAVALVADPDGARAAFTASWDSEPAEVRATVLELLGEHLRAEDEPFLEAALGDRAASVRQQASALLARVPGSALGRRMAERLRPLIRVDGDVLEVEVPDGDTRWLRQVVAATPPEFWAEFGSPAELVRMAVSGAPASVLREGWTVVAVRHRDTRWAKALFDADPGRADAGTLIQVLSPPERAKVLARLIRQARPEAVARLVVDLPAPWPPEVGTVLLDWLAGREDTRAVAHAAVTIARTVPPQCLGHPLATTAPEPGSAPWRRALAETLNFRREMYEELA is encoded by the coding sequence GTGACGGCTTGGGCGGATCTGGTCGGGGTGGCGCTGCTCGGCACCCGGCGGCGCGCGCCGGATCTCGGCGCGCTGCCACTGGCGGTGCGTGAGCTGGCCGGTGCACGCACCGAACCGGCGGACGCACTGCTCACCGCGGGTGCCTTGCTCACCGCGTACCGGCGGGCGGGCTGGGTGCCGGAAAGCGCGGCGGAACCGTTGCCGGTGGCCGAAACCGACAAGCGGCCCTACCTACCGGACGCGGCCAGGGAACGCTTGGCCCGCCTGCTGACCGCGAGTCGTCCCGAATTGCTGGCCGAATGGCTCGGTGTGGTGGCCGAGAAGGGCCTGCGAGTCCCGCCGGAACGGCTACCCGCGCTGGCCGAGGCGGCCCGCGCGAAGCCGGTCCTGCGTGGCCCGGTCGCGTTGATCGCCGGTCCGGCCGGGCGCTGGCTGGCCGGGCTGAACCCGGAATGGCGCTTCCTGACAGCCGCCTCGCCCGAACCCGGCACCGACGCCTGGCGCTTCGGCTCACCGGCACAGCGGCGGTCGTGGCTGGCGGTCGCGCTGGTGGCCGATCCCGACGGTGCCCGCGCAGCCTTCACCGCCAGCTGGGACAGCGAACCCGCCGAGGTCCGGGCCACCGTGCTCGAACTGCTCGGCGAGCACCTGCGGGCCGAGGACGAACCGTTCCTCGAAGCCGCGCTCGGCGACCGGGCCGCCTCCGTCCGCCAGCAGGCGTCCGCGCTGCTCGCCAGGGTGCCCGGGTCCGCGCTCGGCCGCCGGATGGCCGAGCGGCTGCGGCCACTGATCCGGGTCGACGGGGACGTGCTCGAGGTCGAGGTGCCCGATGGCGACACCCGATGGCTGCGGCAGGTGGTCGCGGCGACCCCGCCGGAGTTCTGGGCCGAGTTCGGCTCACCGGCGGAGCTCGTGCGCATGGCCGTCAGCGGCGCACCGGCGTCGGTCCTGCGTGAGGGCTGGACCGTCGTCGCGGTGCGGCACCGGGACACGCGCTGGGCCAAGGCGCTGTTCGACGCCGACCCCGGCCGGGCCGACGCGGGCACGCTGATCCAGGTCCTGTCCCCACCCGAACGGGCGAAGGTGCTGGCCCGGCTGATCCGCCAGGCCCGGCCGGAGGCGGTCGCGCGGCTGGTGGTCGACCTGCCCGCGCCCTGGCCACCCGAGGTGGGCACGGTGCTGCTCGACTGGCTCGCCGGCCGCGAGGACACCCGTGCCGTGGCGCACGCCGCGGTCACCATCGCCCGCACGGTGCCCCCGCAGTGCCTCGGGCACCCGCTGGCCACCACCGCCCCCGAACCCGGCTCGGCGCCCTGGCGGCGGGCGCTGGCCGAAACCCTGAACTTCCGTCGTGAGATGTACGAGGAGCTGGCATGA
- a CDS encoding SWIM zinc finger family protein: MSVGSRARWSTERVIGLAPDAASARAGRAQAAPVRWSGAGASPVAVWGYCQGSGKKPYQTCVELDGPAFRCSCPSRKFPCKHALGLLLRWAGGELPEEGEPEWVTAWLAERAERADRAEQHKETTGPRDPEAAAKRAERRADRVTAGSAELREWLLDQVRAGLAGLERGGAEELRRVAARMVDAQAPGLAGGLRRAAGLVGRGRDWPSRVLSELSLLYLLAEAGSRLDELPHALAETVRTRLGFNTETARVLASGERVSDHWLVGGVLDEEREQLITRRSWLFGERTGRVALVLAFAPPGQPLSSVLPAGHVIPAELAFHPSALPLRALVAEHGSPVPASRPDGDTIPIALAAHAKALAADPWLDRWPVLLSGLRPARHGGELVMSDVDGQVLPLVTGFDPWRLLAVSAGAMVTLAGEWGPAGLRPLLCWDGDRAVRL, from the coding sequence GTGTCGGTGGGGTCTCGGGCGCGATGGAGCACCGAGCGGGTGATCGGGCTGGCGCCGGACGCGGCGTCGGCGCGGGCCGGGCGGGCTCAGGCCGCGCCGGTGCGCTGGTCCGGCGCGGGCGCGTCGCCGGTGGCGGTGTGGGGGTACTGCCAGGGCAGCGGCAAAAAGCCGTACCAGACCTGCGTGGAACTGGACGGCCCGGCGTTCCGCTGTTCGTGCCCGAGCCGGAAGTTCCCGTGCAAGCACGCGCTGGGCCTGCTGCTGCGCTGGGCCGGTGGCGAGCTGCCCGAAGAAGGTGAACCCGAATGGGTCACGGCGTGGCTGGCCGAACGCGCCGAGCGGGCGGACCGCGCGGAGCAGCACAAGGAAACCACCGGTCCACGCGATCCGGAAGCCGCCGCCAAACGCGCCGAGCGACGGGCGGACCGGGTCACCGCCGGGTCGGCCGAGCTGCGTGAATGGTTGCTCGACCAGGTGCGTGCCGGATTGGCCGGGCTGGAACGCGGCGGTGCCGAGGAATTGCGGCGGGTCGCCGCGCGCATGGTGGACGCCCAGGCGCCGGGCCTGGCCGGTGGGTTGCGCCGGGCCGCCGGGCTGGTCGGCCGCGGCCGGGATTGGCCCAGCCGGGTGCTGTCCGAGTTGTCGTTGCTGTACCTGCTCGCGGAGGCGGGTTCGCGGTTGGACGAGCTGCCGCACGCGCTGGCCGAGACGGTCCGCACCCGGCTGGGGTTCAACACCGAAACCGCGCGGGTGCTGGCCTCCGGCGAGCGCGTCTCGGACCACTGGCTGGTCGGCGGCGTGCTCGACGAGGAACGCGAGCAGTTGATCACCCGCCGGTCGTGGTTGTTCGGCGAGCGGACCGGCCGGGTGGCGCTGGTGCTGGCGTTCGCCCCGCCGGGGCAACCGCTCAGCTCCGTACTGCCCGCCGGGCACGTGATCCCGGCGGAGCTGGCCTTCCACCCCAGCGCGCTGCCGTTGCGCGCGCTGGTGGCCGAGCACGGTTCCCCGGTGCCCGCGTCACGGCCGGACGGCGACACGATCCCGATCGCGCTCGCCGCGCACGCGAAGGCGCTGGCCGCCGACCCTTGGCTGGACCGCTGGCCGGTGCTGCTGTCCGGCCTGCGCCCGGCCCGGCACGGCGGCGAGCTGGTGATGTCCGATGTAGACGGTCAGGTGCTGCCGCTGGTCACCGGGTTCGACCCGTGGCGGCTGCTCGCGGTGTCCGCGGGCGCGATGGTCACGCTGGCCGGGGAATGGGGCCCGGCCGGGTTGCGGCCGTTGCTGTGCTGGGACGGGGATCGGGCGGTGCGGTTGTGA